In Clupea harengus chromosome 12, Ch_v2.0.2, whole genome shotgun sequence, the sequence ccttcctcagctcGCGGAGCTTGTCGTGACGTTGGCGCTCGGTGGCCTTGGCATCCTGCTCCTCCAGCGACTGGCGGatgagctgctggaggtgggcGACGCCCAGGCCGGAGGTGGCGGAGACGGGAACCGTGTGGCTGAAGGTCGGGAAATGACTGGGGACCATGTCCTCGGGGATAAGGTGACGGAAgtctgaggagggggggggagagcagagaggagaagaggatgaagacAGACTGTGGGAAATAGAGCCGATCGAAttaattgaaaataaaataaatgaaaacctCTGAACCTTTAAATAGCTTAAAACAACATAACGCAAAAAAGATAATATTCATCTGGGTACTGTATACTGTAACATtcataaactaaaaaaaaaggtttaaaatATAATAGTAAAGGTCATGTTGGGTCACCACGACCCACTGAAACGCATGAGCAGAGTTTTTACCCTCTTGGTTGTCCAGTTGATGCATGAGTTCATCGAGTTTCTCTCCAGCCTCAGGCAGGTCCATCTTATTGACCACCAGAATGGCCGGCTTGCTGAGCAGCTCCTCTTTatacagctccagctc encodes:
- the LOC116222867 gene encoding GTP-binding protein 10-like, which translates into the protein MKCAITPSSLSGVIYIIAVVQQCVFCCVCVQELELYKEELLSKPAILVVNKMDLPEAGEKLDELMHQLDNQEDFRHLIPEDMVPSHFPTFSHTVPVSATSGLGVAHLQQLIRQSLEEQDAKATERQRHDKLRELRKAVPLAPGPASPASPKWGLPYQA